A region of the Paramormyrops kingsleyae isolate MSU_618 chromosome 6, PKINGS_0.4, whole genome shotgun sequence genome:
CCACGGCAGTTTAAATCTGTTACATTTCATCCCAACTCCAGTTACCTAAACTACTACCCAGACCATCTGCTGTGGCCTTCCTCTGCTGAAACAGATACTTGTAATCACCCTGTCCCAACAGTGACACCATGGAGCTGGTAACCAGCCTGTACAACCATGTGGAGGAGCAGGTGCACACACTAGTGATGAAGTCCAACTACTCTCTACAACACCTTGACTTTCTGCTCAAACTCAGGGAGCTAGAAAGTAGATTTACCAAGGTAAGCCCATGAACCATAAATTAAAGTGGAAAACTgtagtaaataaatatttgtgtaTGTAAAGCCCATTTATTCAAGTAAGGTTACAGAACGGAACAGCATTATTTAGTATGTGTTacctaaaatgtttattttatttatatatcccAACAATCATTTCTCCCATGAATCCCTTACTTTTCAGGTCAGGTCAAATTCTATTCTCTAGGTTTCCAAAGTAAGTCTGGATCTGAACCTGCTAGCTATTATGTCCTAAGTCTTAGTCTACTGCTGACACAGTAATTGTATCAACGGTCATTACTTTCTAAACTTACAAATTTTTTTcataacagtgcatgtctgttCTGTGCCTGTATTGCATGCAGATCAGGGAGTGGTTCAGTGCTGAGGGTGAACAGCAACTATTGAAGGCAGAGACTGTGGAGGATTCTCTGGAGCAAGTGAAGCAGACAATGCAGAACTTTGATTCCTTCCTGGCTCAGGCCGCTGTAAGGAAGTGCAAACCATGTTAAAAATTCAGTAAGGCGACCCATTGAAAAATTCACAGAATGCCTAATGTCCCTCTTGCTTAATTCTAGGAGCGACAACACCAGGCCGCAACTCTAGTGACAGAGGTTGAGACAATCCTGGAGTCTTCCTATACTGAAGCAGAGATTTTCCAGACAATGCTTTATACTTTCAAGTCTAGTCTTGCCGATTTCAAATCACGGGCAGAACTATGTCATACCGAACTGAAGACTTTGGTAGGTTTGTTTCACTTTTGTGAAAAGGTGAGTCTGAGCCAGGgctgtaatttttttgtatCTTGAGTTTCGATTTTGGGAACAAGCTTATCACATAAAGTATTTCAAGCccatttcaattttttttccaggcCATTGAAGTTTCAAAAGACTGTGCGGAATATCTTGAGCAGATAAAGCCCAGCTGTTGCCTAGCTAAGAACAGTCTTGGAACACTGAAAAAGTACCAGGAAAGGTTTGATGAATTTTCAGTGGAGCGCTTCCAGGATGTTAAAACTCAAGCCTGTGCTCTGAAAGGCTCCCGGGGAATGAAAGTGTGGAATGTTGCCTGGCTCAGATGTCAAGAGGTTCGCAAGCAGCTGGAAGAGAAACTGCAGGATCCTGTTAAAGTCCAACGGCCAGTGGATATAAGTAGAGGGGATGGGGTAAACGAGGAATCTGCTTTGTCAGTACCATTGGCCAATTTAAACCCATCCCTCACCAAACCACTTGGAGTGCCAACATATATAGACTACGGGGCTAATGCAGTCTTAAGCTGCAATGCAACCCTCAAGCTGGATAATGAGGCACGCACAGAACCAAAAACAAGAGCCGCTAACAAAAACGCGACAGGGGAATGTATAATTACAAAAGAGGAAAGAAACCATACAAAAAGTTTGAAAGAGTGCTCTGCAAAATGTGCAGTTGAGATGAATGTGCCATCCATAGACTCCTTGAGTTGCCAATGGTTCGCATGGCATAGAAACCTAGGCAGATCTCTGAGTGAGGGTTCCACTGCCAGGTCAATCTCTCATGGGTTAGAAGCCCCAGACACCTATCCGGGTCATGGCCAGCCATCGCATCACATACTACAGGCTGCACAAAGCTTCCAAATCTCTCGGCATGGCAGCTTCTGCTCTGAGGACTCAAGCTGCCAGTCAGCCACCGCCAGTCTGCAGACTgagatcccatgttcattcacaACTCAGGCCACCCAAGCATGTGATGGAGAAAAGGACAAAGCCAGCAGAGTTCTGTGAGTCACATCTCTTCATCCCACTTTCAGAATACATAATGAAATACACTAGGGTGGCCCATTTTGATCGGTAAAGTTTTTATACATTTCCTAGTTGATAAAGTCAgatgagcaaaaaaaaatatatatgtattccaTTATAGATGGAGACGAACTTGTTTCATGTATGTTGTTTATCTATATTGCAAGAAATGATGATTAACAATCCATATTCCATTAATTAATCCATATTAGCAAATATATTCATAAATTccaattaattaaataaataacattgtAAATTTACTCCATATATCTATCCAATATTGCTAAGCCACTTATTCAGTACAGGTTCGGAGTGTGTCCTAGAATATGATCAGGCAGGCTGTACCTGGATGGTATGCTAATCCCTCAAAACGCgtataaaatttaaacaaacataTTGCAGGCATTTTTTAGAAACTTGCGTTTCATAATGAGTATTTTTCTTCAAATTTTTACTGCATGTGTCCTTTACTGAACAAATTGTGAATCTCTTCTGATTGTTGAAGGAAAGCATTTTAGGCCAATTAATCGTTTTGAGGGGACTTGCCATTGAGGACTTTTGGTAGATGTGGTAACCATGAAATCTTTTCTGTCAGGAGGTTCCGGCGGATAATAGAGGAGCTACTACTGACAGAGAGGGAATATGTGCGCTCACTGAGCTATGTTATGACCCATTACTACCCCCTGCTGGAGAGGCCAGATGTGCCTCAGGACCTTCGAGGCCAACGCGGACGCATCTTCAGCAATCTGGAGAAGCTGCATGACTTCCACTGCCACTTTTTTCTCAAGGAACTGGAAAGCTGCCTCCAGGAGCCCCTTCGAGTGGGGCGTTGTTTTCTGAGACATGTGAGCATGCCTACATCCATGACCCAGATTCATGTGTCCCTTGCCCTATAACACTAAACAAGACCTTGTTGCAGATGCTAAGAAATCATAAATTAATACCAATTAATGGTGCATTATAAATGGAAATggcaaaaatataattacaaaaagTAATGTAGGGCTGGGTATTGCCAAGTAGCCCGTGATACAATACTCACGATACGTATCATTCGTGCTGTATGTTTAATTGTGGTCCCCTCTGCTTAAACAGATTAATTAATTATGTCTTTCTTTCCTAACTCAGAGAGAGAGTTTCAGCCTGTATGCACTCTACAGCAAGAATAAACCTCAATCTGATGCCCTGCTCATTCACCATGCCCATGGCTTCTTTCAGGCAAGCAACCATTGCACCCCCCTGGTCGGCAAATTTAACGAAGGGGGCACACCACCACCCCCTGGTTAGCAGACAGAGACCCTGAGTGATAAGCTGAGTGAGACAATTGTACCTTTTCATTACTGTTAATTCTCTGCACTCTTGAATAAACCTCAAACAttttgcagaggtggaaatttcaggtctagaaagtaaaaaccctaaccaagattttgtttcaaccaaccagagtactctgtgactgtgcctctttatacttaactggttggttgaaactaaatcatggatttttactttctgtaccTGAAATTTTCACCTCTGTATTTTTGAAATGATAGCAGAAACAGCAGGAGCTTGGAGACAAGATGGATCTGTCATCTTACCTGCTGAAGCCAGTACAGCGGATCAGCAAGTACAATCTGCTGCTGCAGGACCTGCTGAGGGAGTGTGATGCACTGCCATGCAGTGAGAGAGCTGAAATTCAAGCAGCTCTAGAAGTCGTCTGCTTCCAGTTGCGCCATGGGAATGACCTTCTCACTATGGAAGATATCCAAGGCTGTGATGTGAGTGCCTGTGATTAGGGTGTGAGGGAGCAGACACAAGGCAAGTGAAGCTCCACTTCATTAAATCAATAAGCTTCCGTGGTTCTCTTTCCTGTTCCAGGTAAATTTGAAGGAACAAGGGCCTCTGATCCGTCAGAATGAATTCTTGGTGTCCTTCAAGAAAAAGAAACACTTTCGCCATGTGTTCCTCTTCCAAGAACTCATCCTTTTCAGCAAGACTAAGAGGACAACTATAGGAAATGACAtttatgtttataaacaatcttTCAAGGTAAGTAGCCATAATGAAAGAAATTTTGCTTGAATTTAGTGTAAATTCTGACAGAAGTCATGTGTATGATTCTGATTTTGTGCTTATTTTGACCAGACTTCTGATATTGGGATGACACACAACTCCGGCAACAGTGGACTGTGCTTTGAGATCTGGTTCCGACGTAGGAACTCGCAGGATACCTACATCCTGCAGGCTGAGAAAAAGGAGGTGAAGGAGGGTTGGGCCAATGACTTGGAACAGATCCTTTGGGAGCAGGCAGTGCGCAGCAGGGGTTAGTTAGAGCTCCAGCTCTCCTTCTCCGTTAAATCTGCCCTTGCTGTCAAGCTAACCTCTGTTGTTTAATTGTTATTATGACATGTTGCAGAGCTTAGGATACAGGAGAGGGTATTCATGGGAATGGGGAGCAAACCTTTCATGGATATCCAGCCCAGTGATGAAGCGATCTGTGACAGGGCAATCAAGTGTGTCCCGACTGGAAGAGGTGCACTTACACACGTTCTTTAGAAACCTCTCAGCTATTAAACCTGCTTCCTTCAAGTAAAATATTGAAATGTATTGAAATATGTTTTGTTAACCATGAAGAAAAACTTATTTTCTTCTCATTTCAGACTCTAAGATGTTACCCCATGGACGTGTTCTGTTATCCCATGCTAATTCTACAGGTTCTGGGAGCACTTGTTCAACAACTGGAAGCACCTCATCCTCATCCTCTGGCCGGGGTTCTCTATCTCCTGCCAGCTACCTCTGTGGCCATTCCCAGAGAAGAGAGTCAAGCCAAGAGATTTCTGAAGGAGTTATGGAGGAGGATGACCTAGACAATGAGAGCATACACCTCCTGGGTCAGTCTTTATTATTAATTGCAGAACACAATTGCAGAACTGGCTATGTAGCATTAAATGTTTATGATCCGGTATTATGCACTGTTTGATGGGTGGGGGTTGTTTGACATCTGggtctatttttgttattttccaGGGAACAGTTCTGAGTCCTCTGGTGGAAGCACCAGTGGTTTCAGTGGGTCTGACCACAGCTGCCAATCTGCAATTGGTGGagacacacagaacacatcCTCATCCTCATTTTCCGTATGCTCCAAGGTGGGGGGACCACATGGAATACCCCCCCTTTTCTGTGACCAGGGTTTTCCTGTGGATTCCAGAAAGCACCCCCCCACTGTGTCAAAACCACTAGCCCTGCCATCTCAGCAAGTACCTGGAAAGGTTGTTTATGATTGACATATATGATTGATACTCTTCAccaggggtgtcagactccaggcctggggggccagagccctacTCATTTTTGCACTATGCATTTTAGACTACAGTCTActctgattcaactccttgcacctccttgtgctaattaccataCAGCTCTTGAgatgaatcatttgtggtggaacagggaaagaactaagctacacagggctccggccccccaggactggagtttgataCCCCTGGTTTACACTGATACTTACACATGTttaaaacagattttaaaataacatttaagaTATTTTAGATCAGTAAAGACTGTAAAATAACTAAAACAAACCTTCATCACGAAGAATTGATATGACATCATATACCCTTGGATATACCGAACTGTGAAAAGTTTTGAGCcatcagaaaatgtttaatgcagtttatctgggtagtaagtgaatatttgctcaggaaaaaaaatacacgaTTTAACATcggaacatatgcaaattaaaagtGACACAATAacaactaacaagaatttcttctgttctccaaaaagctACTGATGCCTGGATgactagatgaacaccgctttggttcccaaacctctgttcaggggcacctcagccattccatgcatTTATTACATTTCACCAATCTTATTCatctaatttatttattcaattaGACAACAAAAGTCAATGAGGTTTTTTATTCGCCATAGGAGGTGTgttagtggtcaagtcaaaaaatacgtGGGTGTATTGGAGGTTTGCTGCAAATACTATGGTGACTTTatcagaggttttgaaatgactaagctggCAGACATAATATTAGACATAATATTAGAGTTCTATAGCAACAAGAAGATCATctgaacatcattttctttgatggCCCAAGACTTTAGTGCAGTACTGCATGTCAGTCAAAAATGCTATTAGACTAGTTAATAAATGCACATGTTCCAACAGGTCTTGCTTTTTAGTAATGCATCATCATAATTAGATGGATGTtcataattcttttttttcctgcaggTTAAAGCAGTGGCTGTTTGCAGAAAGTCCACAGAAGTTTAAGTTAACTATATGTGATTTGTTAATTCTCTGAAATGATTTTGGCATTTTAGTGCACTCTGAATTTGGCACTCTCTAAATTTCACTAATAAGTGGTTGTCCTGGCTGGGGGATTTTTATCTTCCAGACTTTATGAAAGAGATGTAATACAGAAAAATAGCTTAAAAAGAACATTGAAAAGGAATTATTTTAAGCAAAGCaccttaaaataaaatttacctCCAAAGGAGGTTGTAAAATTTTTGTGTAGTTCACATTTAGCACAATTTTTATAACTAGCACTGCAACCAGTCAGTAAACTTTGAATGGTTCAGTGCCTCATATCAGGTTACATACCACAAATGGTTTAACTGTATTCCACTGAGGCTATGGACTGGATGCCCAACTGCAACACAAAATTGTATTAAAGTCATGCAGCGTTGTAACCCAGTGTACATTTAGCACTATCCCCTAAATAGGGGCCTGCTTCTGATACAATTATATCCAAACATGACAGTATACCTTTAAAAGTATTACACTACAagtatttacttttatttttcatcatgTCTGAGTTCAGTAATGCAGTACATAGGAAGTTTTCTTATTTTATAACCTTCTGGCAAATCAGGCATTCCTAAGCATTGTTTGACGTGTTTTTATACAATGACAACATATATTCATGGACCACAGAGACAAACATATGGTGTTTAATTTTGGACAAAATCTTGCTGTGTTGGTAATGAGTTGGAAACACAAATAAAGTCAACTGTGTTCAACTAGGACCTACAGTGTACTCTTTTAAGTTTTCTAGCCATAAATAGTGATCGGTTTTACTCTTTGGGTGGATATAGgatgtccatccatctatccctccattttccatacccacttGTTTTATGCATTGTCACAGGGATCCAGTGCTGATCCCtgaagctatgggtgcaaggcagggatgGGGTGCCACCCGGGTCTAAGATGTCTTAGAGAATCCATGGAGAGAGATTATTAGGTAGCTCTAGAGAAGTTTTGGGAAGCTGTTTGATTCTTCAGGAGGGTGAGTTTGTGTTCAGCTGACATGTAGATATTGTCAGGTAGTGGAAAATCGCTTTGAGGAGCTCCTCAACCTAGTGGACACAGTGTTGGAAACTGAAGTTAGTGTAGCTGAAGTTACTACAGAGATAACAGACCTCCATGGCAGAAAGGCTGCAGGGACAGATTAAATCTACTGAGATGTTTAAAGGACTAGATGTTGACGTTGCATGGAAGGCAGGTAAAGTACCTCAGGACTGGAAAACATGGGtggtctgtatttaaaaaaaatggacCAATGTGTGTGTTCCAGCTATGGGGGGGATTATCCTGCTTCACCTTCCTGGGAAAGCCCATGCCAACGTCCTAAGAAGGAGACTCTTTGATGGTCGAATCTACAATTCCAGAGGAACAATGTGGAAATACTCTTCTTCCTCATCCAGCTGTAAGAAGGTGCAAAGAAATATGCAAAAATGTTGTACATATGCTTTATGGATTTGGAAAAGTCATATGAACACTTGCCATTGCACATACTGTGGCTTTTGTGACAGAATATGGAGCACCAGGGCTACTACTGAATGTTATTCCATTTCCGTAAGACTGTGTCCACATCCATGGCATGTCATTGCCATGCTAAGTAGAGCGTGTGATGGCTTCTAACACAGATGTGTCTTCTCACCACTTTTTGAGGTTTTCATGAATAGGATACGAAGGCACAACTTTAGCTAGGAGGGCATCTAGTAAAGGGTCCAGAAGTGACATTCCTGCTATTTGCAGATGATGTTGATCTTTGTAGGACTTACATGTGCTCTCCTAAATTTGAATTTATATTGGCAAGTCAGAGAAGTCAATATCCCACACCATCTCACCTGCCTTGTCCTTCACTACAATTTGTAAATGGGTACTCTGTCCAGCAGTGACATCCTGATTTTCCTGAGTTCAGTGCGTTATGGGCTCGCATTTCACTTAATTAACCAATCTTCATGGTACAGCATCACCACATGGGGGTAACTCAGCAGGGCTCCATACCTGTGGaggaaaggttgctggttttagtccagcctcagcagaataacATAATGGGTACTTAAGGAATCTGTGCACTTTGCCACTTAACACCAAGACGTTCCATGATAGACTGGCTGTGAAAAAGCCAATTTAGGCACGGTAgcccatttttattttatttggtgAAAATTTCTCTGCTCACCTAAAATAATAGTttgataaaataacaaaaaaacctatTTGAGCAATATTTAGTTTTCCCCACTGCCGCAAACATATCAGCCAGTCAGCTGATTCCTGCCCGCTCCTGAATTCAGAACTGAAAATTTGTCTCATGCTGCACTCAGTTACCATAGGACATGCAGTGGAAATGCAAACCTCTACTTTGGTGGAATCCTGTTGTTGCTGTACATGGTCTGCTCATGCACTTTCACTTCACGCACAAGCGGATCCATTTCCTCTGCACTGAAGTGTTCTTTTCTACTACCTGGCAAACCCGCTATTATAATAGCAATCCACCAAGGTGCAAGGACACCTGGCTCTTGAATGGAATGGGAGATAACACTTCATAGTGGTTTATAGCATGTTACGTCCCAAACATACCCATGAATAATTATGAGACTTAGTATAACCCTTTTGGACTACGCGCCTGTCACAGCCACTATTTTGCCCCAGTTAAACTAGCAAAAGTGGGTTGGCCACTCCCTAAAAGAACCTGCATGGTGTGCTTCAGATGGTTAAAATATATGCTTCAGACCGTGTGCTTCAGATGGTTAAAATATGTGCTTCAGACCATGTGCTTCAGATGGTTAAAATATGTGCTTCAGACCGTGTGCTTCAGATGGTTAAAATATGTGCTTCAGACCGTGTGCTTCAGATGGTTAAAATATGTGCTTCAGACCGTGTGCTTCAGATGGTTAAAATATGTGCTTCAGACCGTGTGCTTCAGATGGTTAAAATATGTGCTTCAGACCGTGTGCTTCAGATGGTTAAAATATGGCACTAAGTGTTTGGAATGGCCTTCCCAAcgtcctgacctcaaccccatcgaaaaTATTTGTAGACTATGCCTAAAGGTCCTGTCTGTGCCACGCACCCAACGAATCTGGTTGTAGTCTGTCAATTCTGCCAAGAAGAGTGGTCAAATATCCAACCAGAAGCTTCTGCCAGAAGCTTGTTGATGACTACCAAAGGAATCTGATGGAGGTGAAACATGCTGAGTGACATTAACCCAATATTAGGTGTGATGTACAGGTATGTACATTTTTGACCCTCTATGTATAATTTTGACCTTGTGTTGGTTTCAGAAAACTGACAACAAATTACACCTTGTGCATGaaatttatgatttttttaagttGTGTGTTGTATAATCATTCTGCCACAGAAAAAGAACAATTGTAGAAATCATTGTAACCCCAAAACTGCCATAACCAACATATTTCTGATAAGTATATGTAAACTTTTGTCCACAACTGAACGTGATTAAGAATTTCATTGTCCATTGtgcacatgacaataaaacacTGAAATCTGAAACTTGTAAACACACGATAATGACAAGACACAAAAGGTGTGGTGAGCGGAGAACCCAAGGAAAGAGCTATAAACACAACGGCAGGAAGCCTGACAAGGAAAAACCACTGCAAAATTATTCAAAACCACACTGAAATGTTTtcaaatataatattttaatattaaataatgaaaataaaaatattcactattaaatattgaaatatcaTCATCGATAGCatataattaaatatgctaaGTATTGTTTCAACTTCTCTATTTTGCTAGTTTACCTGAGGGTGGCAAATGTTCAGTGGgatataaaaactaaaatgttAAGGATTGCAAAACACGACAGACAGTCAACTGATCATTATAAACTGCAGATATGGATCAAGGTATGAGAATAACAGTGGGCCTACAGAACATTCCAGTATAATAAAATGGCACGCAGTAATAGTGACTAATAGTGTGTATGATTACTGAAGTTCGTAAACTATTCTGGTTTGCGTAAGTATGGCATCTCAGATTTTGATGTGTTTGCAGTTGTTACCAATAGAACCCCCACATCCAGCATGTGCAAAATCAGGTTTTATGCCCGGACTGTGTCCTACAATGGCAACTTAGCTGGTATTGTTGGAAAAACTGAGgccctcaattttttttttgttctagtGAAGGTCAGTAAGTCTTGTGCACAGGCTCAAAGCAAAACATGCAAGCCTTCTGTTAACTTCTATAGTCTTTTTCTGCAATCTTAGAGAAGTGGATTCACCTCAAGCCAAACTGCAACCAATATTGTAAAGCTGTAAGTCAGGATAACCTAATCCAACTGGTTGGCATCATCACTGATATAAAGACTGGGGAGTTTGATGGATCATCAAGGACCATCGTTGTGGAGAACCCAGAGATCATCATAAGGGTATGATCAATGCAGATTGAATATTGCAGATACTGCAAATGGGCCTGTAGAACAAACAGCCTCATTACAGATCTATTGAATTAAAATAGTATTTAATACAAACATTTGGTCATGGTTACTCTCAACATGCTCTGTAATCAACCAAAAATAGAGTGATTATGGCAAAATtaacatatttttcattttgttgggTGGCCCcaatataattttgttttaaattgagtcCCCTGactgatgtaaaaaaaaaaaaatcacaaatgatTAGTTTGACTGGTTTGTCCTCCTGCAGAATAAGAGGATCCCCAACAACTAACCAGCCAATGGCTGCAGAGATCATCTTGCAAAACCCACTTCCTGAACCCTTTGAGAACTGCTCCTTCTGCGTGGACGGAACCAacctcacacacatgcagatcATTGCTAAGTATGACAGAAAAGAAACAATACAGGAACATAACTAGATTTCTTTGATGAATGCTAATTACTTTATGAATTTGATAGGAAAATGCTCTCCTTAAAGTGACTAATATAACTTACACCTAGGAATGAACCATTCATGTAAAACACATGACCACGTGTAAGGTTTTATaatgtagtgtaacaagccacCTGTAACCCTGTATTGGATAAATGTTTGGAAGTTGTATAACTACATGAGCGTCAAAATGCCTAGACAATCAAAATGTCAGTGTATACTCTTgatctgattctgaatgagagTAGTTTCCCATTTTCTCTGTTACTGActgatcattttttttgttaaaaaaaaaaactgatttttatTCATGTCAATGACACCAGTTTCAAAACTGCAAGGCTCctcattacagtatgtaaagttcaaTGGCAAAAGATACCACTCATGTGTACGAGTAACATCCTCAGATCTTTAGTGAATTGGTCTGAAGATACAGTACAATATCAAACAAGTGACACACAGCActgtaaaacacaaaaaacagcagAATAACAAATCACTGTGGGAACCAAAAATGTAGCAATGCAGTACcactgcaatttatggaatatattcTTGAATAATTCTGAATGATTCGTGACTTGCTTTGCATCTGGTGGCATACATGATGAATACTTACCTATAGGTGCCAGAGCAACAGAAAAACTAGTATACCTATCTGCTGTCGCCATGTTTTACATTTGAATAACGATGTTACACACATGTGAACAGATATACATGTCCTAAAAGGGACGTAACTGTTCTCTGCttcagagaggaaaaaaaactattttcaaAGAGAACAGGGAACCTTCaacataaatacaaaaacatcaacaaaaaaaacttgcagAAACCTCCCTGTGTTACAAAATAAACAGCATTAGCCAACAGCCTGCAGGGTATCACAAGAAACCGGTTACGTTTCTTCATCAAGAAACCATAGCAGGTACAGTTCTGTGCCACTGGCACAAAAGATGAAGCAAAAGATGAAGGAAAGTTTGTGGTCCCTTAAGATACTGACCAGAATGAGCTAAGTCTACAGAAAGCAACAAAATGATAATCTGAGGTGATTATCATCAATACTTTTGACCATGAAAATGTTAGACTAGCATTTTTTGAtgttaaaaaaagtaaaaatgtctcAAAATATATCAGCGTgtgtagagtatggaatagtcttcctgctagtgtagcggaagctaaaaccctgggttcctttaaatcagagctagataagattttaacaactctgagctattatttaagttctccccaaacgagtttgatgggccgaatggccccctctcgtttgtaaatttcttatgttcttatggcaACATTTCCAAAACTACGTAATCTGTCGTATTTTggtccccctccctctctccaacGGATTTTCTGACACCTACACCAAGCTACATTTTTCCAGCTCATTACAAGGTCTGGGAGCAATGACTTCTAGGACCTGATTATGCACCAGTGGTCACCATTCACCAACACTAAATCATAACAAGGATAAAAGCAGTAGGAGTATTaggaacaaaaaaatacatacttTCTAGCTTGTTTGTATAATCCTACATGGTTTATTTCTGACATTTTCCCTTCGTAGTACATCA
Encoded here:
- the LOC111842300 gene encoding pleckstrin homology domain-containing family G member 4B isoform X4, which codes for MNPESLESSIQGALSALYPPFEATAPTVLSQLFRVIEERYRGDSLQCLLDFLIPAKHILESVQQAACAVYSDVLFRCEGWPLCLREKVVIQLADPNPLLLRPGDFYLQVEPFADQAARIVLKSLLEDHRQVEETPIPETSYPCIFTEEWLRDINDGRHGTPLRHCLLSTDQGIVKVPWEQVANPEFIDKPKAMAAIPLSPDGHPESPGGSSAFSLETRILPAKDDIVISLCHMDDGSPQLMKVDQVRSNGKPVGWVSPNTWDNHSNRELEGDYVDLVEFTKEKNAQVLKRDQVTPELLALQPVRRAPPIPFCDPIYPAPPTHPRDPSTLPNPCLDAMVCTHTRKFMDEPRMPCIRRVLAEAEVKELRGRYRESYLEAQQNPVNFEGSTLEALEECVTTMGVGEAEGKDVALGIKKIGADSEQALPCCHSNHHCPPTAQSEDEFQYQQTIQDLQNSSSHPGKVLSLSSSFLSETPKKCLEVPRKVSRSISDIRPDMIPNMHRRQFKKINAFGLVSPKTDKRRSIKQGPPLSEDAVQAGVAETASLHAVNEHQKKVQAPQVDRTQEVLADVPYLLARPSPADTSNYLLHLGIACLPGSRDRTGRAVVEVYGDHQGWKSQSASSQELCKLLLHFYFIPRKEVADLGMTLVVDARKALPPPGFYKALLMVQEQALNAVHCIVMMVDKDTNPRPEKHPGLQMEVATSLKALHKVVDGHQLTASLEGTFPYSHSDWLKLNQKLDPFVSDLQEASKLLQRAIGKFEGNKKIDTLQDVEQCIHEEKTLMKEVLEDTRLVTLQREGGAILARLRREESRFPHSEDYRDTMELVTSLYNHVEEQVHTLVMKSNYSLQHLDFLLKLRELESRFTKIREWFSAEGEQQLLKAETVEDSLEQVKQTMQNFDSFLAQAAERQHQAATLVTEVETILESSYTEAEIFQTMLYTFKSSLADFKSRAELCHTELKTLVGLFHFCEKAIEVSKDCAEYLEQIKPSCCLAKNSLGTLKKYQERFDEFSVERFQDVKTQACALKGSRGMKVWNVAWLRCQEVRKQLEEKLQDPVKVQRPVDISRGDGVNEESALSVPLANLNPSLTKPLGVPTYIDYGANAVLSCNATLKLDNEARTEPKTRAANKNATGECIITKEERNHTKSLKECSAKCAVEMNVPSIDSLSCQWFAWHRNLGRSLSEGSTARSISHGLEAPDTYPGHGQPSHHILQAAQSFQISRHGSFCSEDSSCQSATASLQTEIPCSFTTQATQACDGEKDKASRVLRFRRIIEELLLTEREYVRSLSYVMTHYYPLLERPDVPQDLRGQRGRIFSNLEKLHDFHCHFFLKELESCLQEPLRVGRCFLRHRESFSLYALYSKNKPQSDALLIHHAHGFFQQKQQELGDKMDLSSYLLKPVQRISKYNLLLQDLLRECDALPCSERAEIQAALEVVCFQLRHGNDLLTMEDIQGCDVNLKEQGPLIRQNEFLVSFKKKKHFRHVFLFQELILFSKTKRTTIGNDIYVYKQSFKTSDIGMTHNSGNSGLCFEIWFRRRNSQDTYILQAEKKEVKEGWANDLEQILWEQAVRSRELRIQERVFMGMGSKPFMDIQPSDEAICDRAIKCVPTGRGSGSTCSTTGSTSSSSSGRGSLSPASYLCGHSQRRESSQEISEGVMEEDDLDNESIHLLGNSSESSGGSTSGFSGSDHSCQSAIGGDTQNTSSSSFSVCSKVGGPHGIPPLFCDQGFPVDSRKHPPTVSKPLALPSQQVPGKVKAVAVCRKSTEV